From a region of the Triticum aestivum cultivar Chinese Spring chromosome 7D, IWGSC CS RefSeq v2.1, whole genome shotgun sequence genome:
- the LOC123171281 gene encoding uncharacterized protein — MDSEPLAQDGETQARQKRHLVDREMNPRVKKRMSTDDDPRAGGASSSDAMSSDALADKVHAEGEMTDESAASATLARSPPSSPSAALSEESSTYSLPQEMEDRLMQIMASHEADEQLQIQRDAELSKLTVESDFCDIDDGSSRSCKVRKVAVLASRSVVGLSSFSDEKRIRVCSGFVISSNACTDTYKILTSATLIRSLNTNNILIPDVKIKVCLPNGDISDGVISMVDFHYNIAVVKVKSDQKLPEAILISEVTKRGAVVAQNANT; from the exons ATGGACAGCGAGCCCCTCGCCCAGGACGGGGAGACGCAGGCCAGACAGAAGCGCCACCTCGTCGACCGCGAGATGAATCCGCGGGTGAAGAAGAGGATGAGCACCGACGACGATCCGCGTGCCGGCGGAGCGTCCAGCTCCGACGCGATGAGTTCGGATGCGTTGGCTGACAAGGTTCACGCGGAGGGCGAGATGACCGATGAAAGCGCCGCGTCTGCTACACTGGCGCGGTCTCCACCGTCCTCACCCAGCGCTGCCCTATCCGAGGAGTCGTCCACCTACTCCCTGCCACAGGAGATGGAAGACAGATTGATGCAAATCATGGCCAGTCATGAGGCGGACGAGCAGCTGCAAA TTCAAAGAGACGCCGAGCTGTCCAAACTTACAGTGGAGAGCGATTTTTGCGACATTGATGACGGCAGTTCCCGGAGTTGTAAAGTTCGGAAGGTGGCTGTGCTAGCTTCACGGTCCGTTGTCGGTCTCTCTTCATTTTCAG ATGAAAAGAGGATAAGAGTTTGCTCAGGATTCGTGATATCATCCAATGCTTGTACAGATACCTACAAAATCTTAACTTCGGCAACACTAATAAGGTCTCTTAACACGAATAACATTTTGATCCCAGATGTAAAG ATCAAGGTGTGTTTACCAAATGGGGATATCTCTGATGGCGTCATATCCATGGTAGATTTTCACTATAACATAGCAGTTGTTAAAGTGAAATCTGATCAGAAACTTCCAGAGGCAATTCTGATTAGTGAAGTTACCAAAAGAGGAGCAGT GGTTGCTCAAAATGCTAATACTTGA